In the Mycoplasmoides gallisepticum genome, one interval contains:
- a CDS encoding FIVAR domain-containing protein, with the protein MKRKNILKFVSLLGIGSFVMLAAASCTSATTPTPNPEPKPNPMPNPPSGGMNGGNTPTPNPNPPSGGMNGGDNNPGNDGGMDNAAQQLAAARTALTTLINGETANLASYEDYAKIKNELTAAYETAKAVSAKTGATLNEVNEAKTTLDAAILKAASAKNDFDNKNQPLVTAYNNLKTTLQSKTTSLEGLSENKYSSIKNHLSKLFDTGSAITARTLDPTNGERPTLEKVNEANNGIKMAISFDSLKKWKNNADKFNDFEKKPLSKTQLSTGTDSAHNQEQPANWSFAGYSVDLTTRSTGNSQNLPNLNFAQRKVWTSENQPTGKTALVSSPVSSTDVSWIYSLAGEGTKYTLSFEYYGPDTAFLYFPYKLVKQADSSSVALQYSLNKTSSKLINFEPAKTMPTNADQSENGVATTSTTEGRSSSEVLVADEVAAVNNEMNPTPTVSDINIAKVTLSGLTFGENTIEFSVPTNKVAPMIGNMYLTSNSGSQGKIYNEIFGNTSNSSDNSTSVTVDLLTGYSLASGWSTYIGEFKQLMDTQMGESSDSQTRKPSYLVGFIGGPGSRGLTNVDNPIESPSTRNSKRTLTIYVSAPRAGDYYISGSFISTNTSNRLLKFSMDNNDSNSVTINVKAKSNWNALDTFNTGDMSNTNVVQNQMMRALNLKEGVNKIVISGDNHTPYIGNLTFTLNATPSSNTESETRSTT; encoded by the coding sequence GTGAAGAGAAAAAACATTTTAAAGTTTGTTAGTTTATTAGGTATTGGTTCATTTGTAATGTTAGCAGCTGCTAGTTGTACTTCAGCAACTACACCAACTCCAAACCCTGAACCAAAGCCAAATCCAATGCCAAACCCTCCTAGTGGTGGTATGAATGGTGGAAATACACCAACACCTAATCCAAACCCTCCTAGTGGTGGTATGAATGGCGGAGATAATAATCCAGGGAATGACGGAGGAATGGACAATGCTGCTCAACAATTAGCAGCCGCTAGAACTGCTTTAACAACATTAATTAATGGTGAAACTGCAAATCTAGCGTCATATGAAGACTATGCTAAGATCAAAAATGAATTAACAGCAGCGTATGAAACAGCTAAAGCAGTTTCAGCTAAAACTGGTGCAACTCTAAATGAGGTTAATGAGGCAAAAACTACATTAGATGCTGCTATTTTAAAAGCTGCTAGTGCTAAGAATGATTTTGATAACAAAAATCAACCTTTAGTAACTGCATATAATAATTTAAAAACTACACTACAATCTAAAACTACTAGCTTAGAAGGATTATCTGAAAATAAATATAGTAGTATTAAAAATCACTTAAGTAAACTGTTTGATACAGGTAGTGCAATAACGGCTAGAACATTAGATCCTACTAATGGTGAAAGACCTACTTTAGAGAAAGTAAACGAAGCTAACAACGGCATTAAAATGGCTATTAGTTTTGATTCGTTGAAGAAATGAAAAAATAATGCAGATAAATTTAACGATTTTGAGAAAAAACCGTTGTCTAAAACTCAATTATCTACAGGAACAGATTCAGCTCATAATCAAGAACAACCAGCAAATTGAAGTTTTGCAGGTTATAGTGTTGATCTAACAACTAGATCTACTGGTAATTCGCAAAATCTACCGAACTTAAACTTTGCTCAAAGAAAGGTTTGAACTAGTGAAAATCAACCAACCGGAAAGACAGCTCTAGTTTCTTCCCCTGTTTCTTCAACTGATGTTTCTTGGATTTATAGTTTAGCTGGAGAAGGAACTAAATATACCCTAAGTTTTGAATATTATGGTCCTGATACTGCATTCTTGTATTTCCCTTATAAGTTAGTTAAACAAGCTGATTCAAGTTCAGTAGCCCTTCAATACAGTCTAAATAAAACTAGTTCGAAATTAATTAATTTTGAACCAGCTAAAACTATGCCTACAAACGCTGATCAAAGTGAAAATGGAGTAGCAACTACTAGTACTACTGAAGGTAGATCATCTTCTGAAGTTTTAGTTGCTGATGAAGTTGCAGCTGTTAATAATGAAATGAATCCTACTCCAACAGTAAGTGACATTAATATTGCAAAAGTTACTTTATCTGGGCTGACATTTGGAGAAAATACAATTGAATTTAGTGTTCCAACAAATAAGGTAGCTCCAATGATTGGAAATATGTATCTTACTTCAAATTCCGGAAGCCAAGGAAAGATCTATAATGAAATCTTCGGTAATACTAGTAACTCAAGTGACAATTCAACTTCTGTCACTGTTGATTTATTAACAGGTTATAGTCTTGCTTCTGGTTGATCAACATATATCGGTGAATTTAAACAATTAATGGACACGCAGATGGGAGAATCTTCAGATTCGCAAACAAGAAAGCCAAGTTATTTAGTCGGATTTATTGGTGGTCCTGGTTCAAGAGGTCTTACTAATGTTGATAATCCTATTGAAAGTCCTTCAACTAGAAATTCAAAGAGAACTCTTACAATATACGTTAGTGCTCCAAGAGCTGGTGACTATTATATCAGCGGTTCTTTCATTTCAACAAATACAAGTAATAGACTATTAAAATTTTCAATGGATAACAATGATTCTAATTCCGTAACAATTAATGTTAAAGCAAAAAGTAATTGAAATGCGCTAGATACTTTCAATACAGGAGATATGAGTAATACTAATGTTGTGCAAAACCAAATGATGAGAGCACTAAATTTAAAAGAAGGGGTTAATAAAATAGTTATTAGTGGAGATAACCACACTCCTTATATTGGTAATTTAACGTTCACTTTGAATGCTACCCCGTCAAGTAATACTGAAAGTGAGACTCGTTCAACAACATAA